The following coding sequences lie in one Phragmites australis chromosome 8, lpPhrAust1.1, whole genome shotgun sequence genomic window:
- the LOC133927454 gene encoding putative 4-hydroxy-4-methyl-2-oxoglutarate aldolase 2: MAVLPLATAEVCDANPHLIMNGEFRALHPIFQIYGRRQVFAGPIVTLKVYEDNVLIREFLEEKGHGRVLVVDGGGSMRCAILGGNPVQQAQNNGWAGIVVNGCIRDADEINGCDIGVRALNSHPMKANKKGIGEKHIPVTIAGTRICDGEWLYADTDGILVSRTELIV; encoded by the coding sequence ATGGCTGTCTTGCCGTTAGCCACCGCTGAAGTATGCGATGCTAATCCTCATTTAATTATGAATGGCGAGTTTCGTGCCCTCCATCCCATCTTCCAAATCTACGGAAGGCGGCAGGTTTTTGCTGGCCCTATTGTGACACTGAAGGTCTATGAAGACAATGTTCTGATCCGCGAATTCCTTGAGGAGAAAGGTCATGGCAGGGTCCTGGTAGTTGATGGTGGTGGGAGCATGCGCTGTGCCATTTTGGGTGGCAACCCTGTCCAGCAGGCTCAGAACAATGGTTGGGCTGGCATTGTAGTCAATGGCTGCATCAGGGATGCTGATGAGATCAATGGTTGCGACATTGGCGTCCGAGCTCTGAACTCGCACCCTATGAAGGCAAACAAGAAGGGCATTGGCGAGAAGCATATCCCTGTCACCATTGCAGGAACCAGAATTTGTGATGGCGAGTGGCTCTATGCCGATACCGATGGCATTCTTGTCTCGAGGACGGAATTGATCGTGTAG